The following proteins are co-located in the Coleofasciculus sp. FACHB-1120 genome:
- a CDS encoding DMT family transporter, whose translation MPLHASSGRWRLGLALSLVTVFLWGILPIALTVTLQALDVYTVTWFRFLVSFGLLAIYLSARKQLPPVEKLRSMPLGLLAIAIIFLAINYILFLQGLHQTSPANAQVLIQLAPVLMGLGGLVVFKERYTLRQWAGLSVLTLGFALFFHEQLANLLTAQGKYLIGCGFIFFAAVTWAIYALAQKQLLQKLPSSNIMLLIYGGCTILFSPFAAPQPILTLKPLHLGMLLFCALNTIIAYGAFAESLEHWEASRVSAVLATTPIVTLISVSAVSMFLPTLIAPERLTVLGVVGAIFVISGSIAIALGKAR comes from the coding sequence ATGCCACTTCACGCTAGTTCCGGTAGATGGCGATTAGGGCTAGCCTTATCGCTTGTGACTGTATTTTTGTGGGGAATTCTGCCCATTGCCCTGACGGTAACGCTACAGGCACTCGATGTTTACACCGTCACTTGGTTTCGCTTTTTAGTATCGTTTGGGCTGCTAGCCATTTATTTATCCGCACGAAAGCAACTACCACCTGTCGAAAAATTGCGCTCAATGCCGCTGGGGTTGTTAGCGATCGCAATTATATTCTTGGCAATTAACTATATCCTTTTCCTGCAAGGTTTACACCAAACTTCACCTGCTAACGCCCAAGTTCTCATTCAACTCGCCCCAGTTTTAATGGGTTTAGGAGGATTGGTTGTTTTCAAAGAACGTTATACCCTACGTCAATGGGCGGGTTTAAGCGTACTCACCCTAGGATTTGCGCTGTTCTTTCACGAACAATTAGCCAACTTACTGACAGCACAAGGCAAATATTTAATCGGCTGCGGATTTATCTTTTTTGCAGCAGTAACCTGGGCGATTTATGCTTTAGCGCAAAAGCAGCTTTTGCAAAAATTACCGTCTTCAAATATTATGCTGCTAATTTATGGCGGCTGTACGATTTTATTTAGCCCTTTTGCCGCACCTCAACCTATTCTCACGCTGAAGCCTTTACATTTAGGAATGCTGCTTTTCTGTGCTTTGAATACCATCATCGCTTACGGTGCTTTTGCCGAATCTTTGGAACATTGGGAAGCATCGCGAGTGAGTGCAGTATTAGCGACAACTCCCATTGTCACTTTAATCTCTGTGTCAGCAGTGTCAATGTTTCTACCCACCCTCATTGCACCGGAACGCCTGACTGTTTTAGGAGTGGTAGGGGCGATTTTTGTAATATCTGGTTCGATAGCGATCGCCTTAGGAAAAGCTCGTTAA
- a CDS encoding serine/threonine-protein kinase, protein MSNSSHTSTPRARYQTIRELGRNRAGGRITYLARDNVTEQSVILKRFLFAQVGSEWSGFKAYEREIQVLRGLDHPGIPRMIDSFETQAGFCMVQEHKDALPLSSPRSFDPDDIQKIAASVLEILVYLQNRIPSVIHRDIKPENILVDEQMNVYLVDFGLARIGSGEMAMSSVAAGTFGFMAPEQIYNRQLNEATDLYGLGATLICLLTGTKSTAIDTLFDEDGRLNFKPLLPKLSLRFVDWLSKMVEPKAKDRFPNAMAALEALKPIYVNRLPEVKFSQLALEFKTTQLGEKLTQTVSVNNSVPDTLLEGSWEVAPHDSDPRYSNSHAWISFEPATFKSNHSDCKITVNTNKLMAEKTYSRQILLHTNSSPETYPITITVRTTLLETPKPPYISMVLLLAIAVAMTGFWTGAIAWMVAILFKFASWTSVAIFEVAVIAVFAAWFLAGTLLAAVGIRTVLGIKISAWLTTVTMLVVLLSSGFLPAAITALGTLAGLVIGFLNGAVIKNYKERGFPEKIAVGSALLITSLGISLGTGFNVGFFNFFLFSSLVGTSLSLAAIMYYPYQQREKLMANYRHATRTRRLIKP, encoded by the coding sequence ATGAGCAACTCCTCACACACTTCCACTCCCCGTGCCCGCTATCAAACCATTCGAGAACTTGGGCGCAATCGCGCCGGGGGTCGCATCACTTATCTGGCAAGGGATAACGTCACAGAGCAGTCAGTTATCCTAAAGCGATTTCTCTTTGCCCAAGTTGGGTCTGAATGGTCGGGTTTTAAAGCTTATGAGCGCGAGATTCAAGTGCTACGAGGACTCGATCATCCGGGAATTCCCCGGATGATCGATTCCTTTGAAACCCAAGCTGGTTTCTGCATGGTGCAAGAGCATAAAGATGCCCTGCCTTTATCCTCTCCGCGCAGTTTTGACCCGGATGATATCCAGAAAATTGCTGCTTCTGTCCTAGAAATTCTTGTTTATTTACAAAACCGCATTCCCTCTGTAATTCACCGGGATATTAAACCTGAAAATATCCTCGTGGACGAGCAAATGAATGTTTATCTGGTGGATTTTGGCTTAGCTCGAATTGGCAGTGGGGAAATGGCAATGAGCAGCGTCGCCGCCGGGACATTTGGGTTCATGGCACCCGAACAGATATACAATCGCCAGCTAAACGAAGCAACCGATTTATATGGTTTAGGTGCAACACTCATTTGCTTGTTAACAGGGACAAAATCAACGGCAATTGACACCTTGTTTGATGAGGATGGGCGGCTTAATTTCAAACCGCTGCTTCCCAAGCTGAGCCTGCGTTTTGTAGATTGGCTCTCAAAAATGGTGGAACCCAAAGCAAAAGACCGTTTCCCCAATGCTATGGCTGCTTTGGAAGCTCTCAAGCCGATTTATGTTAATCGCTTACCGGAAGTTAAATTTAGCCAACTTGCTTTGGAATTTAAAACAACACAACTAGGCGAAAAATTAACCCAAACCGTTAGTGTTAATAACTCCGTGCCAGACACCTTGCTAGAAGGGTCTTGGGAAGTAGCCCCCCACGACAGCGATCCGCGCTATTCCAATTCTCATGCTTGGATTTCCTTTGAACCAGCCACATTTAAGAGTAATCATTCTGATTGCAAAATCACCGTGAATACGAATAAGTTGATGGCAGAAAAAACCTACAGCCGTCAGATTTTATTACACACCAATTCTTCACCAGAAACTTACCCGATCACGATTACAGTTCGCACAACTCTGCTTGAAACCCCAAAACCGCCTTATATTTCAATGGTTTTGCTGTTAGCAATTGCTGTGGCAATGACTGGGTTTTGGACAGGTGCGATCGCTTGGATGGTGGCAATTCTATTCAAGTTTGCCTCTTGGACATCTGTAGCGATTTTTGAAGTTGCAGTAATCGCAGTGTTTGCGGCTTGGTTCCTCGCTGGAACTCTACTGGCAGCAGTTGGCATCAGAACTGTACTAGGCATCAAAATTTCAGCTTGGTTGACAACTGTGACGATGTTGGTTGTTTTGTTGTCATCAGGGTTCTTACCGGCAGCGATTACTGCCTTAGGAACCTTAGCCGGTCTAGTAATCGGGTTTCTAAATGGGGCGGTCATTAAGAATTATAAGGAAAGAGGATTTCCTGAAAAAATTGCCGTTGGCAGCGCACTTCTGATTACAAGTTTAGGCATAAGCTTAGGCACTGGATTTAATGTCGGATTCTTCAATTTCTTTCTGTTTTCATCCCTAGTAGGAACCAGTTTATCCTTAGCTGCTATCATGTATTATCCATATCAACAGCGAGAAAAATTGATGGCTAACTATCGCCATGCGACACGAACTAGGCGTCTGATTAAGCCATAG
- the dusB gene encoding tRNA dihydrouridine synthase DusB → MVTLSPTLQSRLSTPLKIGSFEVKSRVLQSPLSGVTDMVFRRLVRRHAPDSMMYTEMVNATGLHYVKELPKIMEVDPNERPISIQLFDCRPDFLAEAAVMAVKEGADTVDINMGCPVNKITKNGGGSSLLRQPEVAEAIVRAVVKAVNVPVTVKTRIGWTDKEINILDFAKRMEDAGAQMITVHGRTRSQGYTGPAKWEWIGKVKEILSIPVIANGDMFSVEAAVKCLEQTGADGVMCSRGTLGYPFLVGEIDYFLKTGQEKTPPTPIQRLECAKEHLQALWEYKGDRGIRQARKHMTWYAKSFAGAAELRGHLAVIENLEQGLETIDRAIERLANSTGQEVEEEELALVEV, encoded by the coding sequence ATGGTTACTCTTTCTCCTACCCTGCAATCCCGACTCTCGACACCACTAAAAATTGGCTCTTTTGAAGTGAAAAGCCGGGTTTTACAATCGCCCCTTTCTGGCGTTACTGATATGGTGTTTCGTCGTCTGGTGCGTCGCCATGCGCCCGACTCGATGATGTACACCGAGATGGTGAACGCGACGGGACTCCATTACGTGAAGGAACTCCCCAAAATTATGGAGGTAGATCCGAACGAAAGACCGATTAGCATTCAGTTGTTTGACTGTCGCCCCGATTTCTTGGCAGAAGCGGCTGTAATGGCTGTCAAAGAAGGCGCTGATACGGTTGATATCAACATGGGTTGCCCGGTCAACAAAATTACCAAAAACGGCGGTGGTTCTTCGTTGTTGCGGCAACCAGAGGTCGCTGAGGCAATTGTCCGGGCGGTCGTGAAGGCGGTGAATGTGCCGGTGACGGTAAAAACGCGCATCGGTTGGACAGATAAGGAAATTAATATTCTGGACTTTGCCAAGCGCATGGAAGATGCGGGGGCGCAAATGATTACAGTCCACGGTCGCACCCGTTCCCAAGGTTACACCGGCCCTGCCAAGTGGGAGTGGATTGGGAAAGTGAAGGAAATTCTGTCGATTCCAGTGATTGCCAATGGCGATATGTTTTCTGTGGAAGCGGCGGTGAAGTGTTTGGAACAAACCGGCGCGGATGGCGTAATGTGTTCGAGAGGAACTCTGGGTTATCCCTTTTTGGTGGGAGAAATTGATTATTTCTTGAAAACTGGGCAGGAAAAGACGCCACCAACGCCGATACAACGACTGGAATGTGCCAAAGAGCATTTGCAAGCATTGTGGGAATATAAAGGCGATCGCGGCATTCGGCAGGCGCGGAAACACATGACTTGGTATGCCAAGAGTTTTGCCGGTGCTGCGGAGTTGCGGGGACATTTAGCGGTGATCGAAAACCTTGAGCAGGGGTTGGAGACCATCGATCGGGCGATTGAACGACTGGCTAATTCTACTGGGCAGGAGGTTGAAGAAGAGGAGTTAGCATTGGTGGAAGTTTGA
- the dnaK gene encoding molecular chaperone DnaK, whose translation MAKVVGIDLGTTNSCVAVMEGGKPTVIANAEGFRTTPSVVAFAKNGDRLVGQIAKRQSVMNPENTFYSVKRFIGRKFEEITHEATEVSYKVLRDSNGNVKLDCPAQSKQFAPEEISAQVLRKLVDDASKYLGETVTQAVITVPAYFNDSQRQATKDAGKIAGIEVMRIINEPTAASLAYGFDSKKSNETILVFDLGGGTFDVSILEVGEGVFEVLATSGDTHLGGDDFDKKIVDYLAEEFRKAEGIDLRKDRQALQRLTEAAEKAKIELSSVTQAEINLPFITATQDGPKHLDMTLTRAQFEGLCSDLIDRCGIPVQNALRDAKLDKAAINEVVLVGGSTRIPAVQELVKRILGKDPNQSVNPDEVVAVGAAIQAGVLSGEVTNILLLDVTPLSLGVETLGGVMTKIIPRNTTIPTKKSEVFSTAVDNQTNVEIKILQGEREMAANNKELGIFRLDGIPLAPRGMPQVEVTFDIDANGILNVTAKDRGTGKEQSISITGASTLPQNEVERMVKEAEQNASTDRERREKIDRKNQADSLVYQAEKQMADLGDKVPAADKTKVDGLVKDLRDAIAKEDDDRIKTLTTELQQALYTIGTNIYQQAGAGAAPGDGTGTPGGGSGQAPGTGDDVIDADFTETENK comes from the coding sequence ATGGCAAAAGTAGTTGGAATTGACTTAGGTACGACAAACTCCTGCGTAGCAGTGATGGAAGGTGGTAAACCCACTGTCATCGCCAACGCAGAAGGTTTTCGGACAACCCCATCTGTCGTGGCATTTGCCAAAAATGGCGATCGCTTAGTGGGTCAAATTGCTAAGCGTCAGTCGGTGATGAACCCCGAAAACACCTTCTATTCGGTCAAGCGTTTTATCGGACGCAAATTTGAAGAAATCACCCACGAAGCCACCGAAGTTTCCTACAAAGTGCTGCGCGACAGCAACGGCAACGTTAAGCTAGACTGCCCCGCCCAGAGCAAGCAGTTTGCACCCGAAGAAATTTCTGCCCAAGTGCTTCGCAAGCTGGTGGATGATGCCAGCAAGTACCTTGGAGAAACCGTTACCCAGGCTGTAATCACCGTTCCCGCCTACTTCAACGACTCCCAGCGCCAAGCCACCAAAGATGCTGGTAAGATTGCCGGGATTGAAGTAATGCGGATTATCAACGAGCCAACCGCCGCTTCTTTGGCTTACGGTTTTGATAGTAAGAAGAGCAACGAAACCATTCTGGTATTTGACCTCGGTGGCGGTACCTTCGACGTGTCCATCCTAGAAGTAGGCGAAGGCGTGTTTGAAGTATTAGCAACCTCTGGTGACACTCACCTGGGTGGTGACGACTTCGACAAGAAAATCGTTGACTACTTAGCCGAAGAATTCAGAAAAGCTGAAGGCATTGACCTCCGCAAAGACCGTCAAGCCCTCCAGCGCCTCACTGAAGCCGCTGAAAAAGCCAAAATTGAACTTTCAAGCGTCACCCAAGCCGAAATCAACCTGCCCTTCATCACGGCAACCCAGGATGGTCCTAAGCACCTGGATATGACGTTGACTCGCGCTCAGTTTGAAGGACTCTGCTCCGACTTGATCGATCGCTGCGGCATTCCCGTACAGAATGCTCTGCGGGATGCCAAGTTAGATAAAGCTGCCATCAATGAAGTTGTGCTAGTGGGTGGTTCCACCCGGATTCCCGCAGTACAAGAATTGGTGAAGCGGATTCTGGGCAAAGATCCTAACCAAAGCGTAAACCCAGATGAAGTGGTAGCCGTAGGTGCTGCCATTCAAGCGGGTGTGCTGTCGGGTGAAGTAACCAACATCTTGCTGCTTGACGTTACCCCCCTATCTTTGGGTGTGGAAACCCTCGGCGGCGTGATGACCAAGATTATCCCCCGCAACACCACGATTCCCACCAAGAAGTCTGAGGTATTCTCTACAGCTGTAGATAATCAGACCAACGTGGAAATCAAGATTCTGCAAGGCGAGCGGGAGATGGCAGCCAACAACAAAGAGTTGGGAATCTTCCGTCTAGATGGGATTCCTCTAGCTCCTCGTGGAATGCCACAAGTTGAAGTTACCTTCGATATCGATGCCAACGGTATCCTGAACGTTACTGCTAAGGATCGCGGTACTGGCAAAGAGCAATCGATCAGCATCACGGGTGCTTCCACCCTGCCACAAAACGAAGTGGAGCGGATGGTTAAGGAAGCCGAACAAAATGCCTCCACTGACCGGGAGCGTCGTGAGAAGATTGACCGCAAGAACCAAGCTGACTCCCTCGTTTACCAAGCTGAGAAGCAAATGGCTGACTTGGGCGACAAGGTTCCCGCTGCTGACAAGACTAAGGTAGATGGATTGGTCAAAGACCTGCGGGATGCGATCGCGAAAGAAGACGATGACCGCATCAAGACGCTCACCACAGAGCTACAGCAGGCTCTCTACACCATCGGCACTAACATCTATCAACAAGCAGGCGCAGGTGCAGCTCCTGGCGATGGCACCGGCACCCCAGGTGGCGGTTCCGGTCAGGCTCCTGGTACTGGGGATGATGTGATTGACGCTGATTTTACCGAAACGGAAAACAAGTAA
- a CDS encoding HhoA/HhoB/HtrA family serine endopeptidase — MSLLVKQLTTYLALLAIGGGAGIYASRYFAADNPSIDGRRPSAIPAALQQISPPQNQNRAPQENLNFIAEAAEKVGPAVVRIDAARTVSQDIPDTFRSPFFRRFFGNEMPVPEERVERGTGSGFILSADGRLMTNAHVVAGSDKVKVTLKDGRTMEGRVVGSDPVTDVAVVKIDATKLPTVRLGDSNNLIPGQWAIAIGNPLGLDNTVTVGIVSATGRSSSQVGVPDKRVRFIQTDAAINPGNSGGPLLNARGEVIGINTAIRANAQGLGFAIPIETAERVANQLFSKGRVEHPYMGIQMVTLTSELKDEINKDNDAGFKVTQDKGVVIVRVVKNSPAERAGLRAGDVIQKVGGQAVASADQVQERVEASTVGSRLEVEVNRSGQTETVQVQPGAFPVE; from the coding sequence ATGAGTTTACTTGTCAAACAGCTGACCACTTATCTAGCTTTGCTGGCTATCGGCGGTGGTGCAGGAATATATGCCAGTCGCTATTTTGCAGCAGACAACCCCAGTATCGATGGCAGAAGACCATCAGCGATTCCAGCAGCGCTACAGCAAATCTCCCCACCCCAGAATCAGAATCGCGCTCCCCAAGAAAACCTGAATTTCATTGCCGAAGCAGCTGAAAAAGTTGGCCCTGCTGTCGTGCGAATTGATGCGGCTCGTACCGTATCGCAGGACATTCCAGATACTTTCAGAAGCCCATTTTTCCGACGATTTTTTGGGAATGAAATGCCGGTTCCGGAAGAACGGGTGGAACGAGGTACTGGATCGGGCTTCATTCTCAGTGCTGATGGTCGCCTGATGACAAATGCCCACGTTGTCGCGGGGTCAGATAAGGTCAAGGTGACGCTCAAAGATGGGCGGACGATGGAAGGTCGAGTCGTGGGAAGCGATCCGGTTACGGATGTGGCAGTTGTCAAAATTGATGCGACAAAGTTGCCGACGGTACGCTTGGGAGACTCCAATAACTTAATACCGGGACAGTGGGCGATCGCAATTGGCAATCCCCTCGGTCTAGATAACACGGTGACGGTGGGTATCGTCAGCGCAACGGGTCGCTCCAGTTCCCAGGTGGGTGTCCCGGATAAGCGAGTCAGATTTATCCAAACCGATGCCGCCATCAACCCCGGTAACTCTGGGGGTCCCTTGTTAAATGCCAGGGGTGAAGTGATTGGGATTAATACAGCCATTCGAGCCAATGCTCAGGGACTCGGTTTTGCCATCCCGATTGAAACCGCCGAACGAGTCGCCAATCAGCTATTTAGCAAAGGTCGCGTCGAGCATCCCTACATGGGAATTCAAATGGTAACGCTGACGTCGGAGCTAAAAGACGAGATTAACAAAGACAATGACGCAGGCTTCAAAGTCACGCAGGACAAAGGCGTTGTTATCGTCCGAGTGGTCAAAAACTCACCCGCAGAACGCGCTGGCTTGCGTGCAGGAGATGTTATCCAGAAAGTTGGCGGTCAAGCTGTCGCGAGTGCCGATCAAGTGCAAGAGCGGGTAGAAGCGAGTACGGTCGGCTCCAGATTAGAAGTGGAAGTCAACCGTAGCGGTCAGACTGAAACGGTTCAAGTGCAACCTGGTGCTTTCCCAGTAGAGTAG
- a CDS encoding CHAT domain-containing tetratricopeptide repeat protein, protein MHSRRISLIAFITLVATVSTPLATNFPALRTPRVLAQTQADRKAEADRLLDQGIQQHQTSQFEAALQSWQQALIIYREIKDRQNEGKALGNLGVAYYSLGDYAKAIEYSQQWLAIAREIKDRQSEGKALGNLGLAYRSLGDYAKAIEYTQQSLAIEREIKDRKGEGAALGNLGGAYFALGDFPRAIEYTQQLLAIAREIKDRKGEGAALGILGLAYRSLGDYAKAIEYQQQWLTIAREIKDRQSEGAALGNLGLAYDSLRDYAKAIEYQQQWLRIAREIKDRQSEGKALGNLGGAYFALGDFPRAIEYTQQLLAIAREIKDRQGEGLALNNLGVTLYKSGNLAVAEKTLIDGIEVLESLRERLSSDDANKVSIFEEQARTYRTLQQVLIAQNKTDAALEIAERGRARAFVELLSRRLSPNVETLPAKYLQPTISQIQQIAKTQNSTLVQYSIIYDYFKVQGKQQTKESELYIWIIKPTGEVAFRRSDLKPLWQKENFSLKNLVVNTRQSMGVRGRGGIQVALIEEANPTKRLQQLHQLLIEPIAKELPDDPDARVIFIPQTELFLVPFPALQDANGKYLIEKHTILTAPSIQVLDLTHQQRQRVEKQSIASLQGALVVGNPTMPKVVLNPGESAQPLSNLPWAEQEAKDIAKLLKTQAITGSKATKVAIAQALPKARIIHLATHGLLDDYRGLGSAIALAPSNNDDGLLTAEEILNLKLNAELVVLSACDTGRGRITGDGVIGLSRSLISAGVPSVVVSLWQVPDNSTAFLMTEFYKNLQQNADKATALRNAMLTTMKQQQYSDPVQWAAFTLIGEAE, encoded by the coding sequence ATGCATTCTCGTAGAATCAGCCTAATCGCCTTCATCACTCTTGTTGCCACTGTCTCGACGCCTTTGGCTACCAATTTTCCAGCACTAAGAACGCCACGGGTATTAGCTCAAACCCAAGCTGACCGGAAAGCGGAAGCCGACCGACTGCTAGACCAAGGGATTCAGCAGCATCAAACCAGTCAATTTGAGGCGGCATTACAGTCTTGGCAACAGGCACTGATTATCTATCGAGAGATTAAAGACCGCCAAAATGAGGGGAAGGCTCTGGGAAATCTGGGCGTTGCTTACTATTCCCTAGGCGACTATGCCAAGGCGATTGAGTACTCCCAGCAGTGGTTGGCGATCGCGCGGGAGATTAAAGACCGTCAAAGTGAGGGGAAGGCTTTGGGAAATCTGGGGCTTGCTTACCGTTCCCTGGGAGACTATGCCAAGGCGATTGAGTACACACAGCAGTCGTTGGCGATCGAGCGGGAGATTAAAGACCGTAAAGGCGAGGGAGCAGCTCTGGGAAATCTGGGAGGAGCTTACTTTGCTCTGGGGGACTTTCCACGGGCAATTGAGTACACACAGCAGTTGTTGGCGATCGCGCGGGAGATTAAAGACCGTAAAGGCGAGGGAGCAGCTCTGGGAATTCTGGGACTTGCTTATCGTTCCCTGGGGGACTATGCCAAGGCGATTGAGTACCAACAGCAGTGGTTGACGATTGCACGGGAGATTAAAGACCGCCAAAGCGAAGGAGCAGCTCTGGGAAATCTGGGACTTGCTTACGATTCCCTAAGGGACTATGCCAAGGCGATTGAGTACCAACAGCAGTGGTTGAGGATCGCACGGGAGATTAAAGACCGCCAAAGTGAGGGGAAAGCTCTGGGAAATCTGGGAGGAGCTTACTTTGCTCTGGGGGACTTTCCACGGGCAATTGAGTACACACAGCAGTTGTTGGCGATCGCGCGGGAGATTAAAGACCGCCAAGGTGAGGGGCTGGCTCTGAACAATCTAGGAGTTACTCTCTACAAATCTGGCAATCTCGCGGTAGCAGAGAAAACTCTAATTGATGGAATTGAAGTTTTGGAATCTCTCCGAGAAAGATTAAGCAGCGATGATGCCAATAAAGTTTCAATTTTCGAGGAACAAGCTCGCACCTACCGTACTTTACAACAAGTCCTCATTGCTCAGAATAAAACTGATGCAGCGCTGGAAATTGCCGAGCGAGGTCGGGCACGGGCGTTTGTGGAGTTGCTATCGAGGCGATTATCCCCGAATGTAGAGACGTTACCGGCAAAGTATCTACAACCGACGATTTCACAGATTCAACAAATTGCCAAAACTCAAAATTCCACCCTCGTTCAATATTCGATTATTTACGATTACTTCAAAGTTCAAGGTAAACAACAAACCAAGGAATCAGAACTTTATATTTGGATTATCAAACCCACAGGTGAAGTGGCATTTCGTCGCAGCGACCTCAAACCCTTGTGGCAAAAAGAGAATTTTTCTCTAAAAAACCTTGTTGTCAACACCCGCCAATCTATGGGCGTAAGGGGACGGGGTGGCATTCAAGTAGCGCTAATAGAGGAAGCAAACCCGACTAAACGGCTACAGCAGCTGCATCAACTGCTAATTGAACCCATCGCCAAAGAGCTGCCAGATGATCCAGATGCTCGTGTAATTTTTATCCCTCAAACAGAACTATTCCTAGTTCCCTTCCCAGCTCTCCAAGATGCCAATGGCAAATACCTGATTGAAAAACATACTATTCTCACGGCTCCTTCAATTCAAGTGCTGGATTTAACCCATCAGCAAAGGCAACGTGTAGAGAAGCAATCAATCGCATCTCTACAAGGGGCATTGGTAGTGGGCAATCCGACAATGCCCAAAGTGGTGCTGAACCCTGGAGAATCAGCGCAACCGTTATCTAATTTGCCGTGGGCGGAACAGGAAGCAAAAGATATTGCTAAACTACTCAAAACTCAAGCGATTACTGGTAGCAAAGCGACTAAAGTAGCGATCGCGCAAGCATTGCCTAAAGCGAGAATCATTCATCTAGCCACTCATGGTTTATTAGATGATTACCGAGGATTGGGAAGCGCGATCGCTCTCGCTCCATCTAACAACGACGACGGGTTGCTCACGGCTGAAGAAATCCTTAATCTAAAATTGAATGCTGAATTAGTGGTTCTGAGTGCTTGCGACACCGGGCGAGGACGTATCACTGGGGATGGTGTCATCGGTTTATCTCGTTCTTTAATTTCCGCTGGGGTGCCTAGCGTAGTTGTCTCCCTGTGGCAAGTCCCGGATAACTCCACTGCTTTTCTGATGACGGAATTTTATAAAAATCTTCAGCAAAACGCTGATAAAGCTACAGCATTGCGAAATGCGATGCTGACGACAATGAAACAGCAACAATATTCAGATCCCGTGCAGTGGGCGGCATTTACTTTGATTGGCGAAGCTGAATAA